In one Cervus canadensis isolate Bull #8, Minnesota chromosome 22, ASM1932006v1, whole genome shotgun sequence genomic region, the following are encoded:
- the LOC122424300 gene encoding LOW QUALITY PROTEIN: peptidyl-prolyl cis-trans isomerase NIMA-interacting 4-like (The sequence of the model RefSeq protein was modified relative to this genomic sequence to represent the inferred CDS: deleted 1 base in 1 codon): MPPKGKSGSGKGGKGKAASGSESSEKKAQGPKGGGNAVKVRHILCEKHGKILEAMEKLKSGMKFNEVAAQYSEDKARQGGDLGWMTRGSMVGPFQEAAFALPISVLDKPVFTDPPVKTKFGYHIIMVEGRK, translated from the exons ATGCCGCCGAAAGGAAAAAGCGGTTCtggaaaagggggaaaaggaaaagcagCCTCTGGGAGTGAGAGTTCTGAGAAGAAGGCTCAGGGT CCCAAAGGTGGTGGCAATGCAGTAAAGGTTAGACACATTCTGTGTGAAAAACATGGAAAAATCTTGGAAGCCATGGAAAAGTTAAAGTCTGGAATGAAATTCAATGAAGTGGCTGCACAATATAGTGAAGATAAAGCCAGGCAAGGGGGTGACTTGGGTTGGATGACCAGAGGGTCCATGGTAGGACCATTTCAAGAAGCAGCATTCGCCTTGCCTATAAGTGTGCTGGATAAGCCTGTGTTTACAGACCCTCCAGTAAAGACAAAATTTGGGTATCATATTATAATGGttgaagggagaaaataa
- the PDE12 gene encoding 2',5'-phosphodiesterase 12, producing the protein MWRLPGVRAALRGVRTAVERRSRTEAASETSVGAMERAVVRCVPSEPKLSLSFALADGSHKNMQRDQSEPLGRALSRIATNALKGHAKAAAAKKIRKNRANASSGVACAGPGPEPAAACEPVVKLYYREEAVAEDVLNVDAWQDGAVLQIGDVKYKVERNPPTFTELQLPRYIMAGFPVCPKLGVEFGDPTGSLFRWYKETKPRAAEPEGGGPSSSSPSSLSPGWTETGVDERVYTPSNADIGLRLKLHCTPGNGQRFGPSRELESVCPVEAGPGTCTFDHRHLYTKKVTDDALIRTVSYNILADTYAQTEFSRTVLYPYCAPYALELDYRQNLIQKELTGYNADLICLQEVDRCVFTDSLVPALEAFGLEGVFRIKQHEGLATFYRKSKFSLLSQHDIAFHEALQSDPLHKELLEKLALYPAAQERVLQRSSVVQVSVLQSTTDSSRKICVANTHLYWHPKGGYIRLIQMAVALAHIRHVSCDLYPGIPVIFCGDFNSTPSTGMYHFVINGSIAEDHEDWTSNGEEERCNMSLSHFFKLKSACGEPAYTNYVGGFHGCLDYIFIDLNALEVEQVIPLPSHEEVTTHQALPSVSHPSDHIALVCDLKWK; encoded by the exons ATGTGGAGGCTCCCAGGCGTCCGCGCCGCGCTTCGTGGGGTCCGCACGGCGGTGGAGCGGCGCAGTCGGACCGAGGCGGCGTCTGAGACCTCGGTGGGCGCGATGGAGCGCGCTGTGGTGCGCTGTGTGCCTTCCGAGCCTAAGCTAAGCCTGTCATTCGCGCTGGCCGACGGCAGCCACAAGAACATGCAGCGCGACCAGAGCGAGCCGCTGGGTCGGGCTCTCAGCCGGATTGCTACCAATGCCCTTAAAGGCCACGCTAAGGCAGCCGCCGCCAAGAAGATCAGGAAGAACCGGGCAAACGCAAGCAGTGGCGTGGCCTGTGCTGGGCCTGGGCCTGAGCCGGCTGCAGCCTGCGAGCCCGTGGTGAAGCTGTACTACCGGGAGGAGGCAGTAGCTGAAGACGTGCTCAATGTGGACGCCTGGCAGGACGGTGCGGTGCTGCAGATTGGTGATGTCAAGTACAAGGTGGAGCGCAACCCACCCACCTTCACCGAGCTACAGTTGCCGCGCTACATCATGGCCGGCTTCCCGGTATGCCCCAAGCTCGGCGTCGAATTTGGGGATCCCACCGGCTCCCTCTTTCGCTGGTACAAGGAAACCAAACCCAGAGCGGCGGAGCCTGAGGGCGGAGGCCCCTCGTCATCGTCTCCCTCTTCGCTCTCTCCTGGTTGGACCGAGACGGGTGTAGACGAGCGCGTCTACACCCCGTCTAATGCCGACATCGGGTTACGGCTCAAGCTTCATTGCACTCCGGGCAATGGGCAGCGCTTCGGGCCAAGCCGGGAGTTGGAAAGTGTGTGTCCAGTGGAGGCTGGGCCCGGCACCTGCACCTTTGACCACCGGCATCTCTACACAAAGAAGGTGACGGACGACGCTCTCATCCGCACAGTCTCCTACAACATTCTGGCTGACACATACGCCCAGACTGAGTTCTCGCGGACGGTCCTGTACCCATACTGTGCCCCTTACGCTCTGGAACTCGACTACCGCCAGAATCTTATCCAAAAGGAGCTCACGGGCTACAACGCCGACCTCATCTGTTTGCAGGAAGTTGACCGCTGCGTGTTTACAGACAGCTTGGTGCCGGCCCTCGAGGCCTTTGGGCTGGAGGGCGTGTTCCGAATCAAGCAGCATGAAGGCCTGGCTACTTTCTACCGAAAGTCCAAGTTCAGCCTCCTTAGCCAGCATGACATTGCTTTCCATGAAGCCCTGCAGTCCGACCCACTTCACAAAGAACTGCTGGAGAAACTAGCTTTGTATCCAGCAGCGCAAGAAAGGGTGCTCCAGAGGTCTTCTGTCGTTCAG GTTTCTGTTCTTCAGTCTACAACAGACTCTTCTAGAAAGATATGTGTTGCTAATACCCATCTCTACTGGCACCCCAAAG GTGGGTACATTCGTCTCATTCAAATGGCAGTAGCCTTGGCTCACATTAGACATGTCTCTTGTGATCTGTATCCTGGCATACCAGTTATATTTTGTGGGGACTTTAATAGTACCCCATCAACAGGAATGTATCACTTTGTCATCAATGGCAGCATTGCAGAGGATCATGAAGACTGGACTTCCAATGGGGAAGAGGAACGATGCAACATGTCTCTTAGCCATTTCTTCAAACTGAAAAGTGCTTGTGGTGAACCTGCTTACACAAATTATGTTGGTGGCTTTCATGGATGTCTGGATTATATTTTCATTGACTTAAATGCTTTAGAGGTTGAACAGGTGATTCCATTACCTAGTCATGAAGAAGTTACCACCCACCAAGCCTTACCTAGTGTTTCCCATCCCTCTGATCACATAGCACTTGTATgtgatttaaaatggaaatag